Proteins encoded in a region of the Neodiprion virginianus isolate iyNeoVirg1 chromosome 2, iyNeoVirg1.1, whole genome shotgun sequence genome:
- the LOC124296868 gene encoding beta-ureidopropionase isoform X2, whose translation MPVAARSSGREFVPLSFSCKMESYTLEDILNKHLPINELREVKRILYGGELENLNLPRFKGTDDVEIKGWKFRASPEQLRQPRMVRVGLIQHSIVLPTTSPINHQRDAIFKKITAYVEQAAECGVNLLCLQEAWSMPFAFCTREKQPWCEFAEDVSDGPSVMVLRKLAQQYNMVIISPILERDSNKGDTIWNTCVVIGTDGNIIGKHRKNHIPRVGDFNESTYYMEGNTGHPVFETRFGRIAVNICYGRHHPQNWMMFGVNGAEVVFNPSATVGLLSEPLWPIEARNAAIANSYYTCAINRVGNEIFPNAFTSGDGAAAHKNFGHFYGSSYVAAPDGTRTPGLSRHRDGLLVAELDLNLCRQTRDAWGFRVRR comes from the exons ATGCCAGTCGCTGCACGATCATCGGGGCGTGAATTTGTTCCACTTTCATTCTCGTGTAAAATGGAATCTTATACATTGGAggatattttaaataaacatttgCCGATAAATGAGTTACGAGAAGTGAAGAGAATTTTATATGGAGGAGAATTGGA GAATTTAAACTTACCAAGATTCAAAGGCACCGATGATGTCGAAATAAAGGGATGGAAATTTAGAGCTTCACCCGAGCAGCTTCGTCAACCCCGAATGGTTAGAGTTGGATTAATACAGCATTCGATCGTACTACCAACAACAAGTCCTATAAATCACCAAAGAGATGctatattcaaaaaaattacagcatATGTGGAACAAGCCGCTGAGTGTGGAGTCAATTTACTTTGTCTTCAGGAAGCTTGGT CAATGCCTTTCGCCTTTTGCACGAGGGAAAAACAGCCATGGTGCGAATTTGCAGAAGATGTATCGGACGGTCCAAGTGTGATGGTTCTTCGCAAGCTTGCGCAGCAGTACAACATGGTCATTATATCACCAATTCTGGAACGGGACAGTAACAAAGGTGACACCATATGGAATACATGTGTGGTGATCGGTACAGATGGAAATATCATTGGAAAGCACAGGAAAAATCACATTCCACGAGTTGGGGATTTTAACGAATCAACTTATTACATGGAGGGCAATACAGGGCATCCTGTTTTTGAGACTCGGTTCGGTCGTATCGCCGTCAACATTTGTTACGGCCGACATCATCCGCAGAACTGGATGATGTTTGGAGTAAATGGCGCAGAG GTGGTGTTTAATCCTTCAGCAACAGTCGGCTTACTGTCTGAGCCTTTGTGGCCGATCGAGGCTCGTAATGCAGCTATCGCAAACAGTTACTATACCTGTGCGATAAATAGAGTTggtaatgaaatatttcccAATGCTTTTACCTCTGGGGATGGCGCTGCTGCTCATAAAAACTTTGGCCACTTTTATGGATCGAGTTATGTGGCTGCACCAGATGGAACCAGAACTCCCGGTCTTAGTCGTCATCGTGACGGTCTTTTAGTTGCCGAATTGGATCTTAATCTCTGCCGCCAGACAAGAGACGCTTGGGGATTCAGGGTGAGGAG ATGA
- the LOC124296868 gene encoding beta-ureidopropionase isoform X3, which produces MPVAARSSGREFVPLSFSCKMESYTLEDILNKHLPINELREVKRILYGGELENLNLPRFKGTDDVEIKGWKFRASPEQLRQPRMEFTAMPFAFCTREKQPWCEFAEDVSDGPSVMVLRKLAQQYNMVIISPILERDSNKGDTIWNTCVVIGTDGNIIGKHRKNHIPRVGDFNESTYYMEGNTGHPVFETRFGRIAVNICYGRHHPQNWMMFGVNGAEVVFNPSATVGLLSEPLWPIEARNAAIANSYYTCAINRVGNEIFPNAFTSGDGAAAHKNFGHFYGSSYVAAPDGTRTPGLSRHRDGLLVAELDLNLCRQTRDAWGFRMTQRLDIYARELAEAVKPDYKPQVIRE; this is translated from the exons ATGCCAGTCGCTGCACGATCATCGGGGCGTGAATTTGTTCCACTTTCATTCTCGTGTAAAATGGAATCTTATACATTGGAggatattttaaataaacatttgCCGATAAATGAGTTACGAGAAGTGAAGAGAATTTTATATGGAGGAGAATTGGA GAATTTAAACTTACCAAGATTCAAAGGCACCGATGATGTCGAAATAAAGGGATGGAAATTTAGAGCTTCACCCGAGCAGCTTCGTCAACCCCGAATG GAATTCACAGCAATGCCTTTCGCCTTTTGCACGAGGGAAAAACAGCCATGGTGCGAATTTGCAGAAGATGTATCGGACGGTCCAAGTGTGATGGTTCTTCGCAAGCTTGCGCAGCAGTACAACATGGTCATTATATCACCAATTCTGGAACGGGACAGTAACAAAGGTGACACCATATGGAATACATGTGTGGTGATCGGTACAGATGGAAATATCATTGGAAAGCACAGGAAAAATCACATTCCACGAGTTGGGGATTTTAACGAATCAACTTATTACATGGAGGGCAATACAGGGCATCCTGTTTTTGAGACTCGGTTCGGTCGTATCGCCGTCAACATTTGTTACGGCCGACATCATCCGCAGAACTGGATGATGTTTGGAGTAAATGGCGCAGAG GTGGTGTTTAATCCTTCAGCAACAGTCGGCTTACTGTCTGAGCCTTTGTGGCCGATCGAGGCTCGTAATGCAGCTATCGCAAACAGTTACTATACCTGTGCGATAAATAGAGTTggtaatgaaatatttcccAATGCTTTTACCTCTGGGGATGGCGCTGCTGCTCATAAAAACTTTGGCCACTTTTATGGATCGAGTTATGTGGCTGCACCAGATGGAACCAGAACTCCCGGTCTTAGTCGTCATCGTGACGGTCTTTTAGTTGCCGAATTGGATCTTAATCTCTGCCGCCAGACAAGAGACGCTTGGGGATTCAGG ATGACACAGAGACTGGACATCTATGCTCGAGAACTTGCAGAGGCAGTTAAGCCTGACTACAAGCCACAAGTAATTCGGGAATAA
- the LOC124296868 gene encoding beta-ureidopropionase isoform X1: MPVAARSSGREFVPLSFSCKMESYTLEDILNKHLPINELREVKRILYGGELENLNLPRFKGTDDVEIKGWKFRASPEQLRQPRMVRVGLIQHSIVLPTTSPINHQRDAIFKKITAYVEQAAECGVNLLCLQEAWSMPFAFCTREKQPWCEFAEDVSDGPSVMVLRKLAQQYNMVIISPILERDSNKGDTIWNTCVVIGTDGNIIGKHRKNHIPRVGDFNESTYYMEGNTGHPVFETRFGRIAVNICYGRHHPQNWMMFGVNGAEVVFNPSATVGLLSEPLWPIEARNAAIANSYYTCAINRVGNEIFPNAFTSGDGAAAHKNFGHFYGSSYVAAPDGTRTPGLSRHRDGLLVAELDLNLCRQTRDAWGFRMTQRLDIYARELAEAVKPDYKPQVIRE; this comes from the exons ATGCCAGTCGCTGCACGATCATCGGGGCGTGAATTTGTTCCACTTTCATTCTCGTGTAAAATGGAATCTTATACATTGGAggatattttaaataaacatttgCCGATAAATGAGTTACGAGAAGTGAAGAGAATTTTATATGGAGGAGAATTGGA GAATTTAAACTTACCAAGATTCAAAGGCACCGATGATGTCGAAATAAAGGGATGGAAATTTAGAGCTTCACCCGAGCAGCTTCGTCAACCCCGAATGGTTAGAGTTGGATTAATACAGCATTCGATCGTACTACCAACAACAAGTCCTATAAATCACCAAAGAGATGctatattcaaaaaaattacagcatATGTGGAACAAGCCGCTGAGTGTGGAGTCAATTTACTTTGTCTTCAGGAAGCTTGGT CAATGCCTTTCGCCTTTTGCACGAGGGAAAAACAGCCATGGTGCGAATTTGCAGAAGATGTATCGGACGGTCCAAGTGTGATGGTTCTTCGCAAGCTTGCGCAGCAGTACAACATGGTCATTATATCACCAATTCTGGAACGGGACAGTAACAAAGGTGACACCATATGGAATACATGTGTGGTGATCGGTACAGATGGAAATATCATTGGAAAGCACAGGAAAAATCACATTCCACGAGTTGGGGATTTTAACGAATCAACTTATTACATGGAGGGCAATACAGGGCATCCTGTTTTTGAGACTCGGTTCGGTCGTATCGCCGTCAACATTTGTTACGGCCGACATCATCCGCAGAACTGGATGATGTTTGGAGTAAATGGCGCAGAG GTGGTGTTTAATCCTTCAGCAACAGTCGGCTTACTGTCTGAGCCTTTGTGGCCGATCGAGGCTCGTAATGCAGCTATCGCAAACAGTTACTATACCTGTGCGATAAATAGAGTTggtaatgaaatatttcccAATGCTTTTACCTCTGGGGATGGCGCTGCTGCTCATAAAAACTTTGGCCACTTTTATGGATCGAGTTATGTGGCTGCACCAGATGGAACCAGAACTCCCGGTCTTAGTCGTCATCGTGACGGTCTTTTAGTTGCCGAATTGGATCTTAATCTCTGCCGCCAGACAAGAGACGCTTGGGGATTCAGG ATGACACAGAGACTGGACATCTATGCTCGAGAACTTGCAGAGGCAGTTAAGCCTGACTACAAGCCACAAGTAATTCGGGAATAA